A stretch of DNA from Prochlorococcus marinus str. SB:
TTTTATAATTTACTTGCTTGTTTTATTGCTGAATTAGTCGCGGATTTGAAGTATGAAATAGGATATTTGATTTCAAAAGGTGGAATAACAACAAATTTGATTCTTAGTAAAGGACTTAATGCAGATTATGTTTATCTTGAAGGACAGATTTTAACTGGCATTTCAGTGGTGACTTACAACCTTAAAAATGGCAAAAAACTTCCCATTGTTACTCATCCTGGAAACATTGGTACTAAAGATTCACTGGTTAATATTTGGAAAGTTTTTGAAAATAAAAATAATTTTTAAAATTAGAAATTTGAGATAATTTCTTCAGCAAAACTGCTGCAGGTTAAGGGTTCTACTTTTGGTTCCATTAAGCGTGCTAAATCATAGGTGACTTTTTTTTGCTCAATTGCCTTACTTAAACCATTAGTAATTAAGTTAGCTGCCTCATCCCAACCAAAATATTCGAGCATCATTACACCACTAAGAATTACTGAGCCTGGATTAATCTTATTTAAGCCTGCATGTTTTGGCGCAGTACCGTGCGTAGCTTCGAAAATTGCTGCATTATCTCCAATATTTGCACCAGGAGCCATGCCTAGGCCACCAACAATTGCTGCAGCTGCATCAGAAACATAGTCTCCATTGAGATTTAAGGTTGCAAGAATTGAATATTCTTGAGGTCTAGTTTGAATTTGTTGAAATATACTATCAGCTATCCGATCATCAACAAGAATAAGTTCTCTCCATTTTCCATCTCCGTGAGAATTTGATATTGATGCAATAACTTCTTTAATTTCTTCGCAAATGAATGCTTTTTTGTTATTTGTAAGCTTGTCAAAACCTGGTTCAATTTTTCGAGCATTATTTTCAATTGTAATTTCTGGATTTTTCTGAATATTATCTAAAATCCAGCTTTCTCTCTCTGTAATGCAATCTTCTCTAAATTCATTTACTGCTAATTCATATCCCCAATCTCTAAATGCACCTTCTGTATATTTCATAATATTCCCTTTGTGTACAAGAGTTACATGCCTTTTATCTCCTGATAATCTTTTGGCATGTTCAATAGCTTTTCTAATATGCCTTTGGCTACCAGATTTACTTACTGGTTTTATTCCAATACCTGATCCGTCTGGTATAGATCTATTTTTTAAATTTTTACTTTTTGGTATGACAACGTTATTTAAGTGATTAATTAATTCAAGACAATTATTATCCTCCGCTTCCCATTCAATACCCATGTAGATATCCTCAGTATTTTCTCTATAAACAATAACGTCTAAATTTTGGGGATTTTTGTGGGGGCTTGGAGTTCCTGAATAATATTTGCATGGTCTAACACAACTATATAAATCAAAGATTTGCCTTAATGCAACATTAAGAGATCTAATACCTCCACCAATGGGAGTCGTTAAAGGCCCTTTGATGGCTACACCAAAGTGTTTGATTGCTTCAATAGTATCTTGAGGCAGATAGTTATATGTTCCATAAAGTTCACAAGCTTCATCGCCTGCATAGACTTTAAACCAATGTATTTTTCTTTTATCTCCATAGCTTTTTTTAATCGCTGAATCAAGAACGATTTGAGTTGCAGGCCAAATATCAACTCCAGTACCATCACCCCTAATAAATGGGACAATTGGATTATTAGGAACATTAGGTTTGCCTTGGTTAAAAGTTATTATCTCGCCTTCATTAGGTAAAGTTAATTTTTCAAATTTTGTCATAGCATTTAATTAATAAAATATAACTCATTGAAGTTCCTCGTATTGTAATTTGCGATGAGTTATTTTCTTTAAAACCTAGAAATTTATTATTCAAATGTGAATAGAGAATAGTTTGTTGATCAGCATTTCAACATCTTTATTAAAAGAAAAAGTAGTTAATAAGCAAGTTAAAGAAAATTATGTCATTTTCAAAAAAGTACTCAATTACTTTATGAATGCGAGTTCAAATGTAAGTAATGTTGAAATAGCGAATAAAATTGCTTCCACTGCAGCTTTGTTTCGGAAATATTTTCCAGATGCAAGCGTAAACTTTAGTCCCTGGGACAATTCAAATAATGAATCTATGCAAGATACTATTGATTTTGCGTTTCATTTCCCTGGTTGGAGCCCTCTTATTGAATGTAGAGCTATACTCTTACAATTAAGAATTGAAAATGATAATAATGGTAGAGTTCCGAAATTGTTGGGAATAATAATGAGAGGTATGATTGTTCCCTCCGAGAGATGGAGAGTGGCTACCATCGGTGATTGGGAAATGACTGGTACTCATTTACCGCAAAAGGAACAAAAAGATAACCTTTTTTTGGTTTGTAAAGAACTTTATAAGTTATTCTCTACAACATCTGCAGGTAACAAAAATTAGCTGTTTTATGTATTTTCCTTGTAGATTAAATACACTTACAAAAATAATTCAAAATAGATGGCAGTTGCTCTTGCAGGACAATTAAGAGAAGGGACAAAAAAATCCCATACTATGGCAGAAAATACTGGCTTTGTGGCTTGTTTTTTAAAAGGAGTTGTTGAAAAAAAATCTTATAGAAAATTAATTAGTGATTTATATTTTGTTTATGAAGCTATGGAAGAAGAAATTGAAAGACTGGTCAATGAGGAACATCCCGTAATAAAACCTATAGGTTTTAAATCGTTATACAGGAAAGAAACTCTTGTTAATGATCTTAAATTTTATTTTGGTGAAAACTGGAAGAATGAAATTAATATTTCTCACTCAGCAAAAGAATATGTTGAAAGAATCCGAGAGGTCGCAAAAAATTCACCAGAGCTATTAGTTGGTCACCACTACACTCGCTA
This window harbors:
- a CDS encoding NADP-dependent isocitrate dehydrogenase, whose amino-acid sequence is MTKFEKLTLPNEGEIITFNQGKPNVPNNPIVPFIRGDGTGVDIWPATQIVLDSAIKKSYGDKRKIHWFKVYAGDEACELYGTYNYLPQDTIEAIKHFGVAIKGPLTTPIGGGIRSLNVALRQIFDLYSCVRPCKYYSGTPSPHKNPQNLDVIVYRENTEDIYMGIEWEAEDNNCLELINHLNNVVIPKSKNLKNRSIPDGSGIGIKPVSKSGSQRHIRKAIEHAKRLSGDKRHVTLVHKGNIMKYTEGAFRDWGYELAVNEFREDCITERESWILDNIQKNPEITIENNARKIEPGFDKLTNNKKAFICEEIKEVIASISNSHGDGKWRELILVDDRIADSIFQQIQTRPQEYSILATLNLNGDYVSDAAAAIVGGLGMAPGANIGDNAAIFEATHGTAPKHAGLNKINPGSVILSGVMMLEYFGWDEAANLITNGLSKAIEQKKVTYDLARLMEPKVEPLTCSSFAEEIISNF
- a CDS encoding heme oxygenase (biliverdin-producing) translates to MAVALAGQLREGTKKSHTMAENTGFVACFLKGVVEKKSYRKLISDLYFVYEAMEEEIERLVNEEHPVIKPIGFKSLYRKETLVNDLKFYFGENWKNEINISHSAKEYVERIREVAKNSPELLVGHHYTRYIGDLSGGQILKRIAKKALNLQGNDGLNFYEFELIADEKKFKEEYSITLNKLPINQKTADQIIDEANQAFTYNMKMFKELEGNLIAVLGKIVFNYITKKVRKGSTET